A window of Candidatus Zixiibacteriota bacterium genomic DNA:
AATATGACAATCCGGCCAAACGTCTGTATGAACGCCTGGGCATGACTACCAAGTATGCGGAGATGAGGCTCGAACGATGAATCGTGTAACTATCAATCTTAACCGCCTGCGCCATAACCTGGATGTAATCAACAACTGGATGGAAGCTCACAATGCTTCCTGGACTGTTGTCACCAAGGTGCTGTGCGGTCATGTCGACGCGATCCGGGCGCTTCAGATCCTGGGTGTGCGGTCGATGGGTGATTCACGTTTGTCGAATTTCGAGGTGATCGAAAAGATCGTCGATGATTTCGAAGCCTGGTACCTGCGTGTTCCGGACAAGACGTCGATTCCGGATGTGGTCCGGCTGGCAGATGTCAGTTTAAACAGCGAAATCGAAATCATAAAAGAATTAAACCAAGAAGCCCGTCGCCAGAAGAAAACCCACCGGATCATTATCATGATCGAGCTGGGTGACCTGCGCGAGGGAATCCTGCCGGGAACGCTGATAAATTTCTACGAGGAGGTTTTCGAACTTTCCAATATCGAGGTCCTCGGGATTGGCGCAAACCTGGGATGCCTCGCGGGTGCTGTGCCTAATGTCGACCAGTTCATGCAGTTGATTCTCTACCGTGAATTGCTTGAGTTGAAATTCAAGCACAACCTGCGAATGATTTCTGGCGGTTCAAGCGCTGTCCTTCCACTGTTGTTGGATGGTTCTCTGCCGAAGGATATTAATCACTTCAGGATCGGTGAATCTATCTTTCTGGGTACTGATCTTGTCAACGGTGGAACTCTGCCCCAGCTTCGAAACGATGTCGTCCTGCTGGAGGCCGAGATCGCCGAGATCAAGGAAAAAGGCTTGATCCCGACCGGCGAAACAACAAATATGACACCGTTTTCGCCCGAGGGTGAGAACGGCGCTCAACCCGGTCAACGCGGATACCGCGCCCTGGTTTCTGTCGGCCAGCTCGATACCGATGTGGGCGGTTTGACACCGCTCAACCCCAATCACAAGATCGCCGGCGCATCTTCAGATATCATCGTGGTCAACCTCGATGATAACCCGGAAAATCTGACTATTGGGGATACGATCAAGTTCAAATGCAACTACTCGGCTATGTTGCGGCTGATGAACAGCCGTTATCTCGATATCGTGGTGCAACCATCCCTGGATGAGTTTAAAACCATGATGATGTCGAAAAGCAAATCCCGTATAAAACCTGTATTAGAAGAATTGAAGATAGTGGAAGGAAACGGTAGCGAAGACAAGTAATGACTGATAGAATAATTCTCTGGGCGATTGTGATCGGCTACATGATCTTCATCTTCACCAAAGGTGTCATGAAGGTCAAGAAAGTCGGCAATTCCGATGATTACCTGGTGGCGGGCAGGAACGTCACCTGGTTTTTCCTGTTCGCCACCATGGGCGCGACAGTTATCGGCGGAGGATATTCGATCGGGGCAATCGCCAACACCTATGAGATGGGTATTCTCTGGCTTTTGGTCTCAACCGGCGGCTATTTTCATTTCATATTCTCAGGGCTCTTCGTCGCCCCCCAGTTCCGTGAAGCCGAGCTCTATACGGTGGCGGGATACTTTGGCTATCGTTTCGGTGAACGACCCCGATTTCTGGTCTTGATTCTTTCACTTTTGTTTTCGGTCTTTATCGTAGCGGCCCAGATGGCTGCCTTTGGATCTGTTCTGGCGGCTATTTTGCCGCAGGTTACCGATGCCCAGCATTTAGTTAAATGGGCGATAGTGGTCAGCGGTACAATGGTCGTGATCTACTCCACCGCGGGAGGTCTCCTGGCAGTCATCCACACTGACATCTTTCAGTTTGTGGTGCTGATGCTCGGATTCGCGATCACCCTGGCATTCTGCATACCGGATATCTCAAGTTCATATAACTCCGATACAGGTAAGTTCATTCCCAGCCGATTCGGTGTAACTGACTTTGTCAGCCCCGATGCTTTAAGCGAGAGGATAGAAATCGGCCAGGACTCGCTTTCGGCATATATTCGTGGTAAGATCAAAAAACTGGATGATCATTCCATGGATGAGATTACCGCGGAAGATGGCAAAAGCGATGTTAAGGCAAACTTGCTGGCTGATGCTTTCAATGAAATTCTGGAGGATCCGGAATTCTACGAGGAAAAACGCTTCACGGGAGTGGCAATGAGCGCGCAGACACTCGAGCTTCTGGATAAAAAACCAATCCAGGGCCGCGACTTGAAAAGGCTCAACCTTTCGCTTATCCAGGACGCCTTCCCTGATGAGATCAACCGCAACCGTTCAATTTCTGCCAACTTCTTCAAAATCGAAGGCGGCAAGGGCTGGCTGTTTCTGATAACGACATTTCTGGCGTTTTTGCTTGGTGAAACTTTCGCTCCCGGCTACGCTACTCGATATTGCGTTGGCAAAAATGTCCGTGAGACAAA
This region includes:
- a CDS encoding alanine/ornithine racemase family PLP-dependent enzyme — encoded protein: MNRVTINLNRLRHNLDVINNWMEAHNASWTVVTKVLCGHVDAIRALQILGVRSMGDSRLSNFEVIEKIVDDFEAWYLRVPDKTSIPDVVRLADVSLNSEIEIIKELNQEARRQKKTHRIIIMIELGDLREGILPGTLINFYEEVFELSNIEVLGIGANLGCLAGAVPNVDQFMQLILYRELLELKFKHNLRMISGGSSAVLPLLLDGSLPKDINHFRIGESIFLGTDLVNGGTLPQLRNDVVLLEAEIAEIKEKGLIPTGETTNMTPFSPEGENGAQPGQRGYRALVSVGQLDTDVGGLTPLNPNHKIAGASSDIIVVNLDDNPENLTIGDTIKFKCNYSAMLRLMNSRYLDIVVQPSLDEFKTMMMSKSKSRIKPVLEELKIVEGNGSEDK